Proteins found in one Nocardia brasiliensis ATCC 700358 genomic segment:
- a CDS encoding DUF6374 family protein translates to MSQPSRREWATWNLEQVRDQLLDAAACGKRLPPEQLEQAAGKIGEGLRVFQELTRGAAEFGAAAGRGCTGRGQLGPRGEWPNR, encoded by the coding sequence ATGTCACAACCTTCGCGCCGGGAGTGGGCGACGTGGAATCTCGAACAGGTCCGTGACCAGCTGCTCGACGCGGCAGCGTGCGGCAAGCGGCTCCCGCCCGAGCAGTTGGAGCAGGCGGCCGGAAAGATCGGCGAAGGTCTGCGGGTGTTCCAGGAGCTGACCCGAGGGGCCGCCGAGTTCGGCGCGGCGGCGGGACGCGGGTGCACCGGCCGCGGCCAGCTCGGCCCGCGGGGCGAATGGCCGAACCGATAG
- the ftsE gene encoding cell division ATP-binding protein FtsE: MITMRNVTKSYKTSTRPALDNISVEVGKGEFVFIIGPSGSGKSTFMRLLLKEETPTAGQIQVADFRVDRLPGRKVPKLRQRMGCVFQDFRLLQQKSVHDNVAFALEVIGKRRQFIERTVPEVLEMVGLGGKADRLPSELSGGEQQRVAIARAFVNRPLVLLADEPTGNLDPDTSGDIMMLLERINRIGTTVLMATHDNHIVDAMRRRVIELDRGRLVRDEATGVYGVDR, encoded by the coding sequence GTGATCACCATGCGCAACGTCACCAAGTCGTACAAGACCTCGACGCGACCGGCGCTGGACAACATCAGCGTCGAAGTCGGCAAGGGCGAGTTCGTCTTCATCATCGGGCCGTCCGGTTCGGGCAAGTCGACCTTCATGCGGCTGCTGCTGAAAGAGGAGACCCCTACCGCGGGACAGATCCAGGTCGCCGACTTCCGGGTGGACAGGCTGCCCGGTCGCAAAGTGCCGAAGTTGCGCCAGCGGATGGGCTGCGTGTTCCAGGACTTCCGGCTGCTGCAGCAGAAGTCGGTGCACGACAATGTCGCGTTCGCGCTGGAGGTGATCGGCAAGCGACGCCAGTTCATCGAGCGCACCGTCCCCGAGGTGCTGGAGATGGTCGGGCTCGGCGGCAAAGCCGATCGACTACCGAGTGAGCTGTCCGGCGGCGAACAGCAGCGCGTGGCGATCGCCCGCGCCTTCGTGAACCGGCCCCTCGTGCTGCTCGCCGACGAGCCCACCGGCAACCTGGACCCGGACACCAGCGGCGACATCATGATGCTGCTGGAGCGGATCAACCGGATCGGGACGACGGTGCTGATGGCCACCCACGACAACCACATCGTCGACGCGATGCGCCGACGGGTGATCGAACTCGATCGGGGCCGGCTGGTGCGCGACGAGGCGACCGGCGTCTACGGGGTTGATCGCTGA
- the ftsX gene encoding permease-like cell division protein FtsX, whose translation MRASFLFSEVFAGLRRNVTMTIAMILTVAVSLTMLGGGLLAVRIADKTEQYFLDRLEVRLYLTEDVSANDPDCSRDPCKTLMADLKATKDVESVQYLSRDDAVREAKEKTFKDQPELAKYVSETPLPASLRVKMKNAELYPQIYEKFYERPGVGLVRNDKDIVDRLVSLFDGLRNAAFGLAVLQALAALLLIANMVQIAAFTRRTEVGIMRLVGATRWYTQLPFLLEAVVAALAGSVVAVLGLLIARPLVIDRALGDLFSSKVFPRITGDDIAMVALVIAPVGVIFAALTAYGTLRYYVRE comes from the coding sequence ATGCGCGCGAGTTTCCTGTTCAGCGAGGTCTTCGCGGGCCTGCGCCGCAATGTCACCATGACGATCGCGATGATCCTGACCGTCGCGGTCTCGTTGACCATGCTCGGCGGTGGTCTGCTCGCGGTGCGGATCGCCGACAAGACCGAGCAGTACTTCCTGGATCGGCTCGAGGTGCGGCTGTACCTCACCGAGGACGTCTCGGCCAACGACCCGGACTGCTCGCGGGATCCGTGCAAGACGCTGATGGCGGACCTGAAGGCGACCAAGGACGTGGAATCGGTCCAGTACCTCAGCCGCGACGACGCCGTGCGCGAGGCCAAGGAGAAGACCTTCAAGGACCAGCCCGAGCTGGCCAAATACGTCAGCGAGACGCCGCTGCCCGCGTCGCTGCGGGTGAAGATGAAGAACGCGGAACTGTATCCGCAGATCTATGAGAAGTTCTACGAGCGGCCCGGCGTCGGCCTGGTGCGCAACGACAAGGACATCGTGGACCGCCTGGTCAGTCTGTTCGACGGGTTGCGCAACGCGGCCTTCGGCCTCGCGGTGCTCCAGGCGCTGGCGGCGCTGCTGCTGATCGCGAACATGGTGCAGATCGCGGCCTTCACCCGCCGCACCGAGGTCGGCATCATGCGGTTGGTCGGCGCGACGCGCTGGTACACCCAGCTGCCGTTCCTACTGGAGGCGGTGGTCGCGGCGCTCGCCGGATCGGTGGTCGCGGTGCTCGGCCTGCTCATCGCGCGGCCGCTGGTGATCGACCGGGCGCTCGGCGATCTGTTCTCCAGCAAGGTGTTTCCGCGGATCACCGGCGACGACATCGCGATGGTCGCGCTGGTGATCGCGCCGGTGGGTGTCATCTTCGCGGCGTTGACCGCGTACGGGACGCTGCGGTACTACGTGCGGGAGTAG